The sequence atggaatataacaatcaacaattataataaatattcaagccataacaattaaatctacaatttaaaatagtgatattctttcaatcatatttgtgcgtcatgaggttaagtctaaatcaaccgtgttgactttaaaaaccaaaaaggtttcgacttttaccaattcaccacaaagctaaatttaaagaaaatcacgcgacaattaagatggtgtaaaagcggctcggataccactgttggaaaatcgtgtgtacttttaccaaatcagattagcgcagcggatagttaaaataataatctttaattattttatgaacaaaatttatacaagattaaattttcacttatttaatgaaacatgcacacaattaatctttcccaatgatccagttacaccataataattgtcatgaatataaaataaaagaggagttaacgatatacctttcttggagaaattgatgagatggagagaaacttacgatcaaaaatatgaccgtctcttaggatagtccacactacacttcaaacaacgtcaatggatgctagtccaaacccaagtaataattaatcaacctttgattaatattatgaactcaAAATAATATTCTTACTTACtctctttttaattctctcgtaTCCTCTTATGAAGGCAAAAGAAAGGAATATATATTACACTTTAGAAACACCCGTGAACCTTATATCAATCCGTGAATATTTTACTTTTTGAAAGAATCTTTACTTTTTGAAAGAATCCAATTTAGGATATTGAATTTGATTTACGTAATAtctatttctcaaatacttcaggggtagtttatgaaacttataattaataatttctatcatgtcactttcatgtgaatagtaaattaattaatttcgtttcatttactattcatatgaatagtaaatgaattaatttcgatttactattttgttacttgagtaatatatatacatcatatatatatttatttgacgtctcggtgtatatgtgtgtgaccccgaaggctcaaatgaatttggccatatagttatatgttgtaccttgcacattaatccttcagAAACTGACTTAATAACCCTATAAAATTTTCTACATTCCACATGGCATCTATTGAATTAACACCATCTCTCACCCTCGCTCTACGAACCAACCCTGTAACGAAATTTGACAAAATTTAAGTAGTTAACAAAATTTGACTAACGTTCATTAATAAGTTGGATAATATTACTTCAATTTCACACTtttaaaataataatcatttttggaaatgaaataaaatatatgatCCTTTTAGGACATTAGAAAAAGCATATTACCTTGATTGGTAATTTTAGACACTTATGTTACTCTTTTAGACCATTTGCCCTTTCAAGAACTTGCATACATATTTCACTCAAATTCGATAGAACTAGAATGTTGTACTCTTTGGAGGTCTGCATATTTTGAATCATGTTATAAAGTCTTTTAGGAAGTGAGATGATGATTGTCAAGTCGTATTTTTTGTGAAGTCATCATATTTGTTCGAGTTATGATTAAAAATTGTTGTAATGACTAATTTCTCTTTACAATTTTTGACTGAGTCAATCAGTGAAGACACACAATTAACCTAGGTAACCACTTTTCCCCGTGCTCTTATGTTGGTGTCCGTGTCGATTTTTCAGTGtcaatttcagtgtccatttttgaCACTGAAATTGACTGACAGTGTGTAAGGTGGAGGTGTCCACAGTGTCGATTTCAGTGTTgatttcagtgtccattttttattttttattttttaaattgaaatttaaatattgtatttaactaatttaatataaaaacaaaataatcgattaaaattcttaaaataaactaatacattaattaaaattcataaaataaaccattacatttattaaaattcataaaataaactaaTACGTAATAAAATTCATAGGTCGTCACGAAGATCCCACAAACGTTCAACCAAATCAGATCGTATGCCTTCATGCACTTCTCTATAACGTAACTCCCTCGTTCTTCTTGCTCGAGCGTCGCACCTATCGATTCACGTACGTTGTATATGTTGGACGGGCTCAACTACCCAATCATTCTCAGCAAGGTTGCATCCATTGTCTTCGATAATGATGTTGTGTATCACGATGCATGTGTACATTAGTTGTCTCATTATATTCACCTCGTAAGCTCGTGCGGGTTGCTGAAGAATATGCCAACGGCCTTGAAGGATCCCAAACGTTCTTTCAACATCTTTGTGAGCACTCGCTTGTTTCTTTGTAAAGTAAGTACGTTTTTCGTCAACGGCACTTGAAAATCCCTTAACAAATGCCGCCCAAGTTGGGTAAATGCCGTCAGCTAAATAATACCACCTGCTATAATGAACCCCGTTTATTTCATAAGGAACGTCCGGCATTTCCTCATTAAGCATTGAGTTGAACAAATCACTAGTGTTTAGCACATTAATATCGTTATTTGAACCCGCTACACCAAAATACGCATGCCAAATCCAATTATCATACGAGGCGACCGCTTCAACCATGAATCCTTTCATGACCTTCATACAAACGATGAATGTCGTGCAAAGTAGGCTCTCTTAGGTACACGTTAGCATACAAATCAATGATACACCTACAAAAGTTATGTAGAGATTCCCGAGCAACTCGTTCGGACATTTGAAGATACTCATCCAACGCATCCGGTGTATAACCGTATGCTAGCTGACGTAGCGCGGCTGTCATCTTCAAATGTGGCCTAATACTCCACTTACCACATGAATCTTTTCTTCGATGAAACCATCTAAAATAATACGGCAATGGATTTGCTGCGTAGCTTAGGATATCATTCATAATCCTAAGAAAAACACGTCGCCGCATTCGAAATCTTCGTTTGAAATTATCAGCCGAATATTTGCAACCCTCGTTAAAATAATCGTCCATCAAACGATCATGTGCTTCATAATGATTTCGACGTATATAACGACgtgagttaacttcttcttcatcgGATAAATTTTCAATTACGTTTATTGTGTACTTCGTGAACGAGTCGCCGGAAGAACTCGAAGAAGACGACATATTTTgggaaaaagataaaaaaaattgaTGAATAAAGATATAAAGTGGTGAAAGGTGAATAATGAGTGTGTGTCTGTTAAAATGTAGTGTTATTTATAGTGTAAaaaggaaagaagaaaaaaaacccAAAACTAGCCGTTAAACGGCTagttttttcaaaaaatcaaaCATTTCATCCGTTGCCACCAGCGTCGGTTTGTGGAGGTTGAAAATCGACGGCAGGATCGACGCCGTGCCGGTGTCGACCGACCGTCGATCCCGGCGTCGATTTGGGGTTGACGGTCGATTTTAACATGGACACCGAGAGCTCTAAATGGTGGCATTCCCTTGCCAATTTTTTTTTACTATGTATTAATCAATTAATTAAGGTGGGTCCATGTAATGGTGAGGAGTTATTTCATGGACATTATTGAAATGTGATAAGTTAGTGATAAAGATAACATACTCAGATGATGCTGATgatcccgggtaccgtcgatcgggttcaggTTTTCgttcgaacgtgtgtgttacgtgcaaatgatgaaggttttgaaatagatgatctactgatgcccaaaatcgccgttaaaaaaatTGAAATTAAAAGAAAAACCCAAATCTTCACGGATACATTCTTTTTGGTCGGGTGGGTGTCCTTTAAGTGTGATCCCATGGCGTCACATTCTTAAACCTCACCTCGATCTGTCTCTTTCTATTCTATCTCTAATCTCTCGGGTCATGACCTAATCACCTAAAAAGCATGGAGAAAATATTACTAGTATATATGTGTCATTTATATATACACTAAATAAATTATTactaattatacatatataattatatattgatcTCATGTGGTCTCTATCAGTAGCTGGTGGCGGATGGTGGAGCATTAGtattagaaaatattaattaattaataattaatactttaatactattaatataataatatgaccACCACCTTTTTCCGCATCATCTTCCTCCATTTTTTTAGCAGGAAGCTTTTACAGCAATCTAGCTAGCTCTTCATATCTTCACATTTACAAAAATATAACTACTCTATATTAAGTAAGATATACGAGTATATTATATACCAtatattataatcatcatcatcattttgctTTATGTTCTTCAAACAAAATATAAACATTAGTTTTTTGTGACTTTTTTTTTTTGTCATTAGGTTTAATTTCAGTGGGATCTGATGTCATTTGAGACAGCAAAAGAACAAACTTCTTTTCACTTCAATTCCCAAGGAGATTAAAATTCTTTTGGGTCCCAAACATTCCTTTTGCTATttgctttttatttctttttttgtCTCCTTTGCTTGCTTATTAATTGAACAAGCTAAGAAGGGATCTTATATTAAAAgaaaactctctctctctctctctctctctctctctctctctctctctctctctctctcacacacacacacacacacactactcTGTCTCTGATCATCTTCCACTTGTTGAAGAACTACAAGATCCATTGGGATCAAAAAGAAACAATCTCAAAGGTCTAACTAATTTTCTATGTTTTATCTTCTTCCTAACCTTCTTTATAGTACGTGTTTTGTTTTGGTTAAGGTTTGGTAATATAATTTAAGCTTTTTCATGGTTATATATCAATCACATGATCTGATATATTCTTTCACTTTATGTTTCAGTTAGTTATTGGTTTACATACATATATTAAACAAGCAAACAGATTTGATTGATATTAGTATATGTTTAAACCTAAACAACTTTGTAGTTGGACATTTTATGCATCACAAGATAATGATATTTGTTTTTTCTTTTACtttttctattttctattttcTGGTGCTTCTTTTCTTCATTGAGCTTATTCTTTTGTAATTCTGTGATGAGATTTAATTTTTAGCTACATCATTAAAGGCGGACGATGATGAAATGAATTGAAGGACTTTGATCTTGATTGCCTCCTTGCAGTTGTATATGTGTTTATTTTGATGCCTTTTGTATATATGTCAAGGACACCAAGTTGTATTCTTTTAAttatgcatcatcatcatcatcatcatcatcataaggtaTTTGCTTTTGTTGAGTGGTTCAAAACTTGAGTGACTTTCATCCAGAAAAAGCAAACTTGAGTAGTTTTTATCTTGATCATCAAGGCACAAAAATGGTGCTTCTCTCTAGCTCGAGAATGCATGGCAAAAACATAATCCACAAAttgtatttcattttttttttcacatCATTCGCATTCTATCCTGCACATTTTTTCCCCCTCCTATCTTGTTTTTCTATTTCTTCTTATAGATTAGCAATATTTTTTGCATAAAAAAGAATGCACCAATTAAACCAATTTTGTGCCTTTTTAACAGATAAAAATACCTATTTGAATTCTGATGATTAGAATTATATGAAACCTCCTTTGAAATCCATGAAGAAATTGTATGCAAAGATTTTGTTTTTTCAACCCCGGCAAAAAAATGACATCCTTAATCATGTGTATTAAAATCTATATGCCAAATATGTGGCTTGATGTTAGTGTGAAGAGTAATGACTTTTTGAGTTATATTCAATTCCCCAAGGGGCTAAATTAGAGTTCAAATTGAGAACTGTTTTATGCAGACTATGTTAAGGTTTATATTGAAAATTCGTAAATTATAGACTATTAGATTCTCTTCAATTCTCTTCATAAAATTACCTTTTCTAAACATGTTTCTTGGGTCTGTCCATGCATTATATTTAGAAATGCCTCTATTAACAAGAATTTTTTTAGCTAACTTTTGTGTGTTGATTTAAGCTAATTGTGAAATTGATACATGTTTGATATTCATTATATGCCATTAGCTAGTCCAAGAACACTAACTGAATAATTTTAAAATGGTTACTTCTTATGGAACTCATATAAATCAGGATTTGCAGTGGCTGTTACCTAAATGTTAATTAAGTTGCTAGAATGATGAGACAACATATGTTACTGTCACTCTAGCATCTAACACATTTCCCAAAAGGAGTAAGCATTCATACATGGTTAATTGTTAGGAATGATTTTGTAATCTTCAAGCTTCTTACTTAAATAGTCTTTTGCTAttcaaagaaaaggaaaaaaaataaagaagGTATAGGGAACGCTTTAAGACGAATCTGCTGAATCTCCTTCCATATCTTCACCTCCATGCAGTACATAAGATATGTATTGGTCCATTTTCAGTTGAGTTTGCAATGTAGTGATTGATAGATACAGATACTATGCATGTACTATATATATGCAAATGGAACAAATAGGAAGTGTTTAATTGCTTTTATCTCTATGCCCTTCTAGCTATTTAAGTGAGAAGTTTTATCTCATACTAGTTGAAAATTTGGCATTAAAGCAACTGCAATATTGTCTTTTTATTCTACTTGTATGACATATCAATATTGCGAATCAGACGAGCTTTTCGATACATGCTAATTGAGACTATATATATCGACCGAATACATAACCTATCTTTTTTCAATTGTATATGTACAATTACTGACAATTATACATTTGAATATGTATTGCAGATTGTAGATCATCCTAACTTTGAGAGTATGGATACTCTTACACATGTTCCCCCTGGTTTTAGATTCCACCCAACGGATGAAGAACTCGTAGATTACTACCTAAGGAAAAAGATTGCATCCAAAAGAATCGATCTTGATGTTATTAAAGATGTTGATCTCTACAGAATTGAACCATGGGATCTTCAAGGTATAAAATAAAGCTCTGAAATTTGCATTGATTAACTTAAGAATGCATTACTCATCTCATGTATTCATGGATGTAACATTTAACTGCAATGTCTTAGTCACTTATGCTATCATGATTAACctaaaataatttttatttaattaaagtatcttttttttttttgtctgtTTTTATGTTATCTTGACAGAATTATGCAAGCTAGGAACTGAAGAGCAAAATGAGTGGTACTTTTTTAGCCACAAGGACAAAAAATATCCAACGGGAACTCGAACTAATAGGGCTACAAAAGTTGGCTTTTGGAAAGCTACCGGAAGAGACAAGTCCATATACTCGAAGCATAATCTTGTTGGTATGAGAAAGACGTTGGTCTTTTATAAGGGCCGAGCTCCTAATGGACAGAAATCCGATTGGATCATGCATGAGTATAGGCTAGAAACAAATGAAAATGCGATGACTCAGGCAAGTACATAGCATCTTTTGTCACCTTAGTCTAGTATCAAAGAAACAAATTTGTTCTTATATTATTTAAAGGATTTTTGCTAACGACGGCCCTAGGACTATACTGACGCTAACATGAAGAAAAAACATGTATCTGGTGGTTACTTGGTGGTTACTGTTGACTTTTTTATCCTAGTTATCAAGCTGTACAAACATTTTTGCACGTTAACGACAACCATAAGGGATGTCGTTAGGAAAATcctcatttaaattattatttttatcgatcTTTTTCTTCTTATATATAAAAAGAAAGTCATAAATATGTCATCTTTTGTGAAGATATTAAATATTGAGCTAATTTTAATGAGTCCGTAACTCTGATTTTAATTTTTGATTTGAATAACGatgttataatttttttattttgctCTAAACGCATGAAATAAATTTTATTGATGCATAAACGTGAGTACTACTTAGGCCTTTCGAGATATAGTGTGCTTTGGTACGTCAGCTAGCTAATTCACGTTTTACGTTTAATTTATTCGCTATAGGAAGAAGGATGGGTAGTATGCAGAGTATTCAAGAAGCGAATAACAAGTGTACGTAGAATGGATGAACACGATTCTATGTGTAACTGGTACGAAGATCAAGTTTCTTTCATGCCTGATAATTATGAATCCCCAACTGATCAAGTTTCTCATCCTTACACTTCAAATACTTCATACCACCATCAACTGAATCGAAAAGCAGAACTAGATCAAATTATGCATTACAACTTGCCTCATGAGCACTCATTCCTTCAGCTTCCTCACTTAGAATCTCTCAAATATCAACAGTCGCACATCAACTTgctttatggtaataataataatagtgacattaataataataatgatggtgaaCAAGATCTTCAAGTGACTGATTGGCGAGTGCTCGATAAATTTGTTGCTTCTCAGCTTAGTAATGATCAAGATGCAGTAGTAGCCAAGGAAAACAATTATTTGAATCCTTCTACATCATCAATTCAAATGGGTGATCAACAGATGAACATGCTTTTAAGTGATTCTAAGAGCGAGGAAATCGCTTCAGAAGGCGCCTCAATATCCACATCCACTTGCCAGAATGATATGTGGAAGTAATTAATCAATTCATTAAGGGAAAAATGAGACATACCATTATGATGAATAGATTCTATTGTAATAATATTAAATTGTTGAACTAATTTTTGTACATAATaaaacttataatgataatgatgaagcaGTTTTATCAATTTGTTGTGATAAGTTATGCTATAGATAGAAAATAATTTCCAAATTTATTTTTCAAGACAAACTAACAAGGGAAAGAATGCCTTTTTAGCTTCCCCGCCGAGCTTGATGTTTGTGTGTTATTCCTATCTATGGATAAAACCGATAATAAAACTGTAACAGAAGTTGGTTAGCTTCATGTTTCAACCGGCCAGTTATGCGTAAGTAGTCATATTTTTTATGTAATATGTCTCCTGTAACTTATCTTCCTTATTCTAAACCTATACTCAGTTTTTAAGACAGTATTGCCATTAAAATATAAAACATAAGACAACATCAAGATCCAGAATAAGTacttaaatattaattaaattaattaaccaAGAACTTCAATTATGGCATCTTCTTGGTGTTGTAGATCGATTAACCCATGCAACATGTCCTACATATAAGGACATGAGTTCCCTAAGGGAGGTTCCTTAATTATATGCATACATAATTTTTTCTACTTTTGATGTGGGATGGTTTGTATCTTTTTATAACCGATTAACTCCAACAGGTGTGGATTAAAAGAACCTGGAAGCAATATTTTATAATCTTTAAAACCTATAGATTGGTTTACACTACAAGAAAATGATGAATTAGAGACGACACTTTTAGGGACGACATCCAGTCGTCCCCAAAAGAAAGGAAAACGACAAAAAATGTCCCAGCTTTTTCTGAAACGTTTGACCAGTTTTGTTGGGACGacatttagggacgacatgtcgtccccaaagaaattaccttttttatttattttatttcgtCAAAACTGGCTCCAAAAAGTGAAAAAATTCCCGCCAAAacttttagggacgacatgtcgtccctaatagTCGTCCCAAggaaaaaattattatttaattgttTTTTGGAGCAGAAATATTTTAGCTCCAAAAGTGAGAAATTTTTGCGCCGTTTctttggggacgacatgtcgtcccgaaAACTTTTAGGGACGACAATTTGGTCAGATTTTCTCTTATTTAAGCACATAATTATCTCAAACATTACTCACACTTTTAACACACTAAAAACACATCGAAAATGTTGACCCTTGCACCGATGATCGTCTCATTGGAAGTGTATTACGGAAGTGAATTCCGTAATGAAATTAGAGTTTACGATTATGCCCGTAGTTCTCAGTCTATATTCAGAGAAATTGACGTTCGCCACGCAAGTTTAGAGGACCTGTTTTGCTTTTTGAAAGAAATGGTTCCGTTCGAACACACGAACGTGTTGTATTACGAAGATGACTATGTTCCGGAATTGTCCGCTACATATCTCCGCAGCGAAGAGCAGTAGAACGGTATAAAAGAGACACTGAACTGGCGTTCCAATCGCATTTCTCTTTATTTAGTTTTCGAAGATTAAGAAATGTATTTTAATTTCCGTCAACTAAACTGTTAAGTTTAGTTAAGTTTGGTATTATTAGTATCGTTTTTATGTTGTATCGTTTGTGTTATTGTCATTTTCTAGTTTTCAAGTATTGATTG comes from Rutidosis leptorrhynchoides isolate AG116_Rl617_1_P2 chromosome 4, CSIRO_AGI_Rlap_v1, whole genome shotgun sequence and encodes:
- the LOC139840691 gene encoding uncharacterized protein; translation: MSSSSSSSGDSFTKYTINVIENLSDEEEVNSRRYIRRNHYEAHDRLMDDYFNEGCKYSADNFKRRFRMRRRVFLRIMNDILSYAANPLPYYFRWFHRRKDSCGKWSIRPHLKMTAALRQLAYGYTPDALDEYLQMSERVMKGFMVEAVASYDNWIWHAYFGVAGSNNDINVLNTSDLFNSMLNEEMPDVPYEINGVHYSRWYYLADGIYPTWAAFVKGFSSAVDEKRTYFTKKQASAHKDVERTFGILQGRWHILQQPARAYEVNIMRQLMYTCIVIHNIIIEDNGCNLAENDWVVEPVQHIQRT
- the LOC139843359 gene encoding NAC domain-containing protein 7-like, which encodes MDTLTHVPPGFRFHPTDEELVDYYLRKKIASKRIDLDVIKDVDLYRIEPWDLQELCKLGTEEQNEWYFFSHKDKKYPTGTRTNRATKVGFWKATGRDKSIYSKHNLVGMRKTLVFYKGRAPNGQKSDWIMHEYRLETNENAMTQEEGWVVCRVFKKRITSVRRMDEHDSMCNWYEDQVSFMPDNYESPTDQVSHPYTSNTSYHHQLNRKAELDQIMHYNLPHEHSFLQLPHLESLKYQQSHINLLYGNNNNSDINNNNDGEQDLQVTDWRVLDKFVASQLSNDQDAVVAKENNYLNPSTSSIQMGDQQMNMLLSDSKSEEIASEGASISTSTCQNDMWK